The genomic region AGAAATGCTATCTTTTCTCCAATTTCAAGCACAGAGTTCATGTCGTGAGTAATCAAGACAGTAGTAATATCATTTTCATGAGTCAGCTGCTGTATTAGATTATCAATAACAGTTGCTGTCTGTGGATCCAGACCCGAGTTTGGTTCATCGCAAAAAAGATATTTGGGTTTATTCACGATTGCTCTGGCAATCGCTACCCTTTTTTGCATCCCTCCACTAATTTCTGAAGGCATTTTGTTTTCACTTCCATCGAGGTTGACACGTTCCAGTACTTCAGTAACCCGATCTTTCATTTCAGATCTTTTCTGGTTAGTGAACATTCGTAATGGAAACATCACATTTTCAGCAACCGTCATGGAGTCGAACAAGGCACCGCCCTGAAACAACATTCCAATTTCGGTTCTAAGTTCACGCTGTTCCTGATCTGAGAATGTGGAGTAAGGCTTTCCATCGTATTCAATGGTTCCTTGATCTGGTTTGAACAATCCAAGCATACACTTCAGAAAAACACTTTTCCCAGACCCAGATTGACCAATGATAAGGTTCGTTTTACCGCGCTCAAATTGATAGTCAATACCTTTTAATACTTCCTGACCGTTAAAACCCTTATGTAAATCCTTTACCTGTATCATCTGCTAGCTTAATAAAAGTTGTGTTATAACGTAGTTGGTAATGATCAAAACTACACTCGTCCAAACGAAAGAGGTAGTAGAAGCTTCTCCAACTTCAAGCGCTCCTCCTTTCATGAAATAACCATGATAAGCCGGAACTGTGGCCAGAATGAATGCAAATAATATTGTTTTTATAAAAGCATAGGTAAGATGAAAACCTATAAAGTCATCCTGTAAACCAGTTAGAAACTGATCGCTCGTAACAAATCCGCCATAAACCGCCGCAGTATAAGCGCCCGCAATTCCCAGAAACATCGATATAGCTATAACAAATGGGTACGTTAACATGGCAATAACCTTGGGGAATATCAAATAATTCTTTGAGTTGATTCCCATAACCTCAAGAGCATCGATTTGCTCTGTAACGCGCATGGATCCTATACTGGAAGTGATAAAAGATCCAACTTTACCAGCCATAATAATAGAAATAAATGTTGGAGCGAATTCCAAGATAATCGACTGTCTTGCCGCGAAGGCTACCAGTGATTTTGGGATTAATGGATTGTTAAGGTTTAAAGCTGTTTGAATAGCAACAACCGCTCCTATGAAAAAAGACAGGAATGCTACAATTCCCATAGAGCCCATAATAAGCTCGTTAATCTCCTTAAATATTAGATTTCTTAGAACCGAGCCTTTGGTCATTCTGCCAAAAACTCCCTTGAGCATTATAAAGTATTCCCCAATGGAGTACAGGTACGTCATCAATTCAATTTTGTCCAGCTAAAATACTAAAATTTCGGTCTAAAGTATTTAACGCTTAATTAAACTTTAGCGTTTCAAGTTTAGTAATTTTGGGAATTCAAACTAATTTTTTAAAGAATGAAACGAAGCTTGATCATACTACTGATGCTAATAAGTTTTAAACCTGTTAGTTCACAGATCACAAAAGAAAAACCGAAGCTGGTAGTTGGTATCGTTGTAGACCAGATGCGCTATGATTACCTAACCCGATTCTGGGATCAATTTGGAGAAAACGGATTTAAGAGAATGGTTAATAATGGCTATAACTTTAAAAATCATCATTTCAATTATGTACCTACCTATACCGGCCCTGGGCATGCGTCAGTATTCACTGGAACGACTCCGACAAATCATGGTATCATAGGAAATAACTGGTATAACAAGTTCGAAGATTCGTTTGTCTATTGCGCAGGTGATGATGGAGTGAATCCAATAGGGACTGCAGACCGTGCTGGAAAAATGTCGCCGCATCGTATGAAGTCTACCACTTTTGGTGATGAGAACAGGCTGCAAACCCAGGGAAAGGGAAAAACCATCGGGGTAGCTTTAAAGGATCGTGGAGCAATACTTCCAGCAGGTCATGCTGCAAATGCCGCTTACTGGTTTCATGGCAAGAATGAAGCGAAATGGATCACAAGCTCTTACTATATGGAGCAATTACCTCAATGGGTGCAGGATTTTAATGATTCTGGTATCGCGAAGTCTTATTTGAAAGAATGGGCGCCGTTGAAGGACATCACAACATATGAGCAAAGTGGGGTGGACCGTAATGAATTTGAGTTTGGTTTCGACGGAAAAGAAACTGCAGATTTCCCTTATGACCTGAAAACACTGGCCAAAGCAAATGGCGAATATGATCTAATCAAGGCCACACCTTTCGGAAATGATCTTACTGCCGAATTTGCTAAAGCTGCGATCAAAGGTGAAGAACTAGGAATGGACAATATTACAGACGTTCTTACTCTTAGTTTTTCCAGTACCGATTATGTTGGCCACAACTTTGGAGTGAATAGTAAGGAAATTCAGGATACCTACATGAGATTGGATGAGAATATTGCCGATGTTCTGCAATTTCTGGATACTGAGGTTGGCGCTGGGGAGTATGTGGTTTTTCTAACCGCAGATCATGGTGGAGTAGATGTTCCTGCCTATCTAAGGTCTAAAAAGGTGCCAGCTGGTTATTATGATGAATTAACCATGAAGGAAAAACTGAATAAATTTTCTTCTGAAACGTTCAAAAATGATAGTCTTATAAAAAATATAAGCAACAGCCAGATCTTCCTGAATTACGATGAATTATTAGCTGAAGATCTCAGTGTGGAAGAAGTGACTTCTAAAATGTCTCATTTCTTATTGAAACAGGAGAAAATATCTAGAGTATTCACGAGGCATGAACTTCAGATCGGGGCGTTTTCAAACCAAATTGGAGAACTTATTCAGCATGGGTATAACCAGAAGCGTAGTGGAGACCTGGTATTTGTAATCGATCCTGGTTATATTGTATACCCTGATAAGGGAACGACTCATGGAAGTGGGTTCGCTTACGACACACATGCGCCTCTTCTTTTCTTCGGAAAAGGTATCAACAAAGGTGAAACTTACGAGAAAACATACATTAGAGATATTGCACCTACTATTTCAGCGATGCTGGGAATTGCTTTCCCAAATGCCAGTACGGGAAAACCTTTAAAGGAAGTGTTAGAGAGGTAATTTATAAAGAAACTTATTTTTTATTGCGTCCCAACGCAATTTTCTAATAAAACGGCCTTCTTCTTCGGATACGAGAAAAGGTCGTTTTTTCTTTCTGGCATTAAAGAAACCAGATAGATAATGTAAAAAAGCGAAAGGATTCATCTTTAGAGCAGCAAGTTTAGCTGAAGCGATCATGCTTAAAGCAATTCCATATCGAAGTCTGTAGAATGCCTCTCCTTGCTTACGACCAGAATGCTCAAAGTAATTCATTCCAGTGGGACGAAGATGTTTTACCAGAAGATTTTCATCGGTCACAACTTTCCATCCATGAAATCTAGCCAGAAGTTCATCTGCTGTATCCCAGCCCATGGCAGGTTTAAGTTCCCCAATTTGTATAAAACAATGTTTGCTGTAAGCTTTTAGTGCGCCACGAATGTGATCCTTGCCTGTAAGATTTTCGGGAATCCATTTGTCCTTTCTCTGGACACTGCAAAAACCTCCAGCCATTCCAACACCCGGTTCCGACTCAAATATCTCAACGATCCTTTGCAGGTAGTTTGCAGGAAAAATAAGGTCGGCGTCAAATTTACAAATGATATCAAAGTCATCGTCTAATTGATAGAATCCCTGATAGAATGCATTGATAACCTTACTGCCAGGAGCATGTTCTACAGAAGATTCATTCTGAACGAGATCTATAAAGTCATATTTTTTAGCAAAACCCTCGACAATTTCTGAAGTTGCATCTGTAGAGTTATCATCCACAACCATTATTTTCGCAGGTTTCAACGATTGCTCAGCCAGCGACTCTAGTGTCCTGCCAATAATATTTGCTTCGTTATGTGCCGGGATAATAATATAGATTCTCACGAAATGGAAATTTCAGTAAGTGGCTAAGATAGAGTATTAGATCCTTTCAGCATAGACTGCATAGTACCTTGGAGTAAACTTCCGAAGAATAGGGCGTAACCCAATTTTCTTCACTGGATGTGCCCATTGAATACTGTCTTTTATCTCCCAGCCACTTTTTTCAAGCAACCAGTCAAACTGCCATTTTTCAAATTCATGATAATGCCGGTCCCAAGGATCGGTCTTGCTACGATAGGCCGGAGAAAACCATAATTTTAACGGAACGCTTACTACAAGTTTAGGAGCTTTGATCTCTTTCAGAATGTTATATGGAGCGAGTAGATGTTCGAAGATTTCGAATGCCGTAACGCAATCATAAGAATTTGTTTGAACCGCCCCAAAATGATCGTCCAGATCTTCTCCTTTGGTATTATTTACCAGAAAACCCTCCTTTTCCATAATTTTTGAAAACGGATTGGGAACTCCCAGATCCAGAATTCGTTCATCCCTGGAGATATGATTTTCTAAAAATTTCAGTGTTTTCTGAAAGCGTTTTTCCGGGAAACTTTGTTCGTACATTATACCTGGTAAGTGATCGCATTAATGTTCATTCCTGCACCAACGCTGGCAAACATTACAACGTCACCTTTCTCAAGTTTTTGATGGTCAATTTTACCTTTACGTACAAGGTCCAGAAGAGTTGGAACAGTAGCTACACTACTATTTCCCAGTTCGTGGATGGTCATAGGCATCACATGTTCAGGCGCTTGCATATCGTGTAATTTGTAGAACCTGTTGATGATAGCTTCATCCATCTTCTCATTCGCCTGGTGAATAAATACAGTTTTAAGATCTTCGATAGATTTACCGCTATTTTCCAGGCAGGTTTTCATCGCTTTTGGTACGTTGACCAGGGCAAATTCGTAGATCTTCCGGCCATTCATTTTTATAAAACGAATATCTTCGGAAGATTTACTGTTATTGGATTTTCCGAAGTAGATATACTCAGATTCCTGCAATGAGAATGTTGCCGACTCATGAGATAGAATACCTCCCGTCTCTTCCGAAGCTTCTAAAATTGCTGCTCCGGCACCATCAGAAAATATCATGCTATCTCTGTCGTGACTATCTACAACCCTGGATAAGGCTTCAGCACCAATTACCAGACATCGTTTCGCAATTCCAGCCTTAATAAATGCATTTGCCTGCACCATACCTTCGATCCAGCCTGGACAGCCAAAGAGAATGTCATACCCTACACATTTAGGATTGCTAATCTTCAATTTTGCCTTGACCCGGGTAGCTAAACTAGGTACGGTATCGCTTTGAACGGTGTTGGATTTAACGTCTCCATAATTATGAGCAACTATGATATAATCAAGAGTTTCAGGGTCTATTCCAGCATCTTCTATAGCTTTTTTACTAGCCAGAGTTGCAATGTCTGAAGTATTCATTTCAGGTTCAATATACCTGCGTTCTTCAATGCCGGTAATAGCTTTGAACTTGCGAATCGTAGTTGGATTGTCCTGAGGAAAAGAACTCCCGTCGAGATTAAAAAACTCATGTTGCTCAAAGTCAGCATTTCTTGTGACAACATTAGGTATGTAACTTCCCGTACCGGTAATTTTAAAATTCATCTGACTCTGAGATTATAAATATTTCACAATTTAATTAAATAGCCTTAAGCTACATTTATAATTTAAAACTTTTTGGTCGAAAAAAAACCTGCCAGTTGACAGGTTTTTATTTCTAAAGTGCTATCTGGCTTATACTTCGGCATATTCTTCAGTAGGAGGACAGGTACACATCAGGTTCCTGTCTCCGTAAGCTTCATCTACACGTCGTACACTTGGCCAGAACTTATTGTCATGCAAATGGCTTAATGGATAAGCTGCTTTCTCACGACTATACGGTAAATTCCATTCGTTAGCGGTAAGCATATGTATGGTATGCGGAGCATTTTTCAAAACATTGTTGGGTTCATCTGCAGATGCTTCGTCT from Christiangramia sp. OXR-203 harbors:
- a CDS encoding ABC transporter ATP-binding protein, translating into MIQVKDLHKGFNGQEVLKGIDYQFERGKTNLIIGQSGSGKSVFLKCMLGLFKPDQGTIEYDGKPYSTFSDQEQRELRTEIGMLFQGGALFDSMTVAENVMFPLRMFTNQKRSEMKDRVTEVLERVNLDGSENKMPSEISGGMQKRVAIARAIVNKPKYLFCDEPNSGLDPQTATVIDNLIQQLTHENDITTVLITHDMNSVLEIGEKIAFLKDGLLAWKGTKEEIFTTEDKTVTDFVYSSNLFKKVREAQLKGH
- a CDS encoding ABC transporter permease translates to MTYLYSIGEYFIMLKGVFGRMTKGSVLRNLIFKEINELIMGSMGIVAFLSFFIGAVVAIQTALNLNNPLIPKSLVAFAARQSIILEFAPTFISIIMAGKVGSFITSSIGSMRVTEQIDALEVMGINSKNYLIFPKVIAMLTYPFVIAISMFLGIAGAYTAAVYGGFVTSDQFLTGLQDDFIGFHLTYAFIKTILFAFILATVPAYHGYFMKGGALEVGEASTTSFVWTSVVLIITNYVITQLLLS
- the pafA gene encoding alkaline phosphatase PafA; this encodes MKRSLIILLMLISFKPVSSQITKEKPKLVVGIVVDQMRYDYLTRFWDQFGENGFKRMVNNGYNFKNHHFNYVPTYTGPGHASVFTGTTPTNHGIIGNNWYNKFEDSFVYCAGDDGVNPIGTADRAGKMSPHRMKSTTFGDENRLQTQGKGKTIGVALKDRGAILPAGHAANAAYWFHGKNEAKWITSSYYMEQLPQWVQDFNDSGIAKSYLKEWAPLKDITTYEQSGVDRNEFEFGFDGKETADFPYDLKTLAKANGEYDLIKATPFGNDLTAEFAKAAIKGEELGMDNITDVLTLSFSSTDYVGHNFGVNSKEIQDTYMRLDENIADVLQFLDTEVGAGEYVVFLTADHGGVDVPAYLRSKKVPAGYYDELTMKEKLNKFSSETFKNDSLIKNISNSQIFLNYDELLAEDLSVEEVTSKMSHFLLKQEKISRVFTRHELQIGAFSNQIGELIQHGYNQKRSGDLVFVIDPGYIVYPDKGTTHGSGFAYDTHAPLLFFGKGINKGETYEKTYIRDIAPTISAMLGIAFPNASTGKPLKEVLER
- a CDS encoding glycosyltransferase family 2 protein, translating into MRIYIIIPAHNEANIIGRTLESLAEQSLKPAKIMVVDDNSTDATSEIVEGFAKKYDFIDLVQNESSVEHAPGSKVINAFYQGFYQLDDDFDIICKFDADLIFPANYLQRIVEIFESEPGVGMAGGFCSVQRKDKWIPENLTGKDHIRGALKAYSKHCFIQIGELKPAMGWDTADELLARFHGWKVVTDENLLVKHLRPTGMNYFEHSGRKQGEAFYRLRYGIALSMIASAKLAALKMNPFAFLHYLSGFFNARKKKRPFLVSEEEGRFIRKLRWDAIKNKFLYKLPL
- a CDS encoding methyltransferase; protein product: MYEQSFPEKRFQKTLKFLENHISRDERILDLGVPNPFSKIMEKEGFLVNNTKGEDLDDHFGAVQTNSYDCVTAFEIFEHLLAPYNILKEIKAPKLVVSVPLKLWFSPAYRSKTDPWDRHYHEFEKWQFDWLLEKSGWEIKDSIQWAHPVKKIGLRPILRKFTPRYYAVYAERI
- a CDS encoding ketoacyl-ACP synthase III; translated protein: MNFKITGTGSYIPNVVTRNADFEQHEFFNLDGSSFPQDNPTTIRKFKAITGIEERRYIEPEMNTSDIATLASKKAIEDAGIDPETLDYIIVAHNYGDVKSNTVQSDTVPSLATRVKAKLKISNPKCVGYDILFGCPGWIEGMVQANAFIKAGIAKRCLVIGAEALSRVVDSHDRDSMIFSDGAGAAILEASEETGGILSHESATFSLQESEYIYFGKSNNSKSSEDIRFIKMNGRKIYEFALVNVPKAMKTCLENSGKSIEDLKTVFIHQANEKMDEAIINRFYKLHDMQAPEHVMPMTIHELGNSSVATVPTLLDLVRKGKIDHQKLEKGDVVMFASVGAGMNINAITYQV